Proteins encoded within one genomic window of bacterium (Candidatus Blackallbacteria) CG13_big_fil_rev_8_21_14_2_50_49_14:
- a CDS encoding aromatic ring-hydroxylating dioxygenase subunit alpha, translated as MSSVTQTKVFNQNDVVVESWYWAFKSSDLKKGQIRHLNFLGEELAVYRGEDGVVRAVSAYCPHMGAHLAEGKVDGKGVRCFFHAWKFDEHGELVDIPCRKSPGIQERIKTWPVSETYGVIWIYTGETPSHPVHFVPELEGAEVAVSFGNNFTKDCHPNVVMINAIDAHHFTSVHNLPVNVAFDTRALNEHSIQFNNNTYIPKTRWYLRFFSKFYANHLTYSMCYTAGSTGSVTVGPDFLHCHIIFALRPTAEGKTEGLTILLTPTSPVKNKLNWLNIFNPLLLFATKLVGNYFAAGDTEVFKTIKFNFQRPIKEDDSIIRFIQHLEKQKTAVWGFGASGAEKTLPMAQEHNNIIALNQRENTDPRGSKMAQKA; from the coding sequence ATGTCTTCAGTTACGCAAACCAAAGTATTTAACCAGAATGATGTTGTGGTGGAGTCATGGTATTGGGCTTTCAAGTCCAGCGATCTGAAAAAAGGACAAATCCGTCACCTCAATTTTTTGGGCGAAGAACTGGCGGTTTATCGCGGAGAAGATGGGGTGGTGCGAGCGGTATCAGCCTATTGCCCGCATATGGGCGCGCATCTGGCCGAGGGCAAAGTCGATGGCAAGGGCGTGCGTTGTTTTTTTCATGCCTGGAAATTTGACGAACACGGAGAGTTGGTCGATATTCCCTGCCGCAAATCCCCTGGTATTCAAGAGCGGATCAAGACTTGGCCTGTTTCTGAAACCTATGGCGTGATCTGGATTTATACCGGTGAAACCCCAAGCCATCCCGTGCATTTTGTGCCGGAGCTTGAAGGTGCAGAAGTGGCTGTATCCTTTGGCAACAATTTTACCAAGGACTGTCATCCCAATGTGGTGATGATCAATGCGATTGATGCCCATCATTTTACTTCGGTACACAATCTTCCCGTCAATGTGGCCTTTGATACCCGTGCTTTAAATGAACACAGTATTCAATTCAATAACAATACCTATATCCCCAAAACCCGTTGGTATCTGCGCTTTTTCAGCAAGTTTTACGCCAATCATCTTACCTATTCGATGTGCTATACCGCAGGCTCAACGGGTTCTGTCACGGTGGGCCCCGACTTTTTGCACTGTCATATTATTTTTGCGCTGCGCCCTACCGCTGAAGGCAAGACCGAGGGCTTGACGATTCTGCTTACCCCGACTTCTCCCGTCAAGAACAAATTGAACTGGCTGAATATTTTTAACCCCCTTCTGCTTTTTGCAACCAAATTGGTGGGCAATTATTTTGCCGCAGGGGATACTGAAGTTTTTAAAACGATCAAATTCAATTTTCAACGCCCGATCAAAGAAGATGATTCGATTATTCGTTTTATTCAGCACCTTGAGAAACAAAAAACAGCGGTATGGGGGTTTGGGGCCTCTGGAGCTGAGAAAACCTTGCCCATGGCTCAGGAGCACAACAATATCATTGCCCTGAATCAGCGCGAAAATACGGATCCGCGCGGCTCTAAAATGGCCCAGAAGGCCTGA
- a CDS encoding aromatic ring-hydroxylating dioxygenase subunit alpha: protein MHSPKQMTDTQNIHTQPQAQHPVFNNWQVVSEGWYILCSSEELQHNQLLTRDLAGQKLCVFRDSRGQVHAMDGFCPHMGVDLGIGKVVNDRVRCFFHHWEYDANGQCQHIPIQKEIPRKACLKTYACKEKYGFIWVHPDKNTNSSVLEVPSLAGQEVTWRHGKPYTRGCHFHITMINGIDPQHLRTVHNIHMDMEIAIEETGQVITIDLSGETPSTRLVEKWVRKFLGPRYGYSMTYADGCLAALTLMKDVSFFGSKSKRWPELTMFFAYQMITPGKTLVQPIYVTKKRQGLTGWLVSELCLFFTKRAFFALQGEDGQVYENIRFNTRNLLAVDAPVAKYIRYINKLKPSPWGKLWSPPESETAESED from the coding sequence ATGCATTCCCCCAAACAAATGACAGACACCCAAAATATACATACCCAACCCCAGGCCCAACACCCGGTTTTCAATAATTGGCAGGTGGTCAGCGAGGGCTGGTATATTCTCTGTTCTTCAGAGGAACTCCAGCACAATCAGCTACTCACCCGCGATCTGGCAGGTCAGAAACTCTGTGTTTTTCGTGATTCGCGCGGGCAGGTGCATGCCATGGATGGGTTTTGCCCCCACATGGGTGTGGATTTGGGGATTGGCAAGGTCGTAAATGATCGGGTGCGCTGCTTTTTTCATCACTGGGAATACGATGCCAATGGCCAATGTCAGCATATTCCGATTCAAAAAGAAATCCCGCGCAAGGCCTGTTTAAAGACTTATGCCTGCAAGGAAAAATACGGGTTTATTTGGGTTCACCCAGATAAAAACACAAACAGCAGCGTGCTCGAAGTGCCTTCCCTGGCCGGTCAGGAAGTCACCTGGCGACACGGCAAGCCCTATACCCGTGGCTGTCATTTTCACATCACCATGATCAATGGCATTGACCCCCAGCATTTGCGCACAGTGCACAATATTCACATGGATATGGAGATCGCGATTGAAGAAACAGGCCAAGTGATCACGATTGATCTCAGTGGCGAAACCCCCTCCACCCGCCTTGTGGAAAAATGGGTAAGAAAATTCTTGGGGCCACGCTATGGTTATTCCATGACCTATGCAGACGGTTGTCTGGCGGCCCTGACTCTGATGAAAGATGTCAGTTTTTTCGGCAGCAAAAGTAAGCGCTGGCCTGAACTTACCATGTTTTTCGCCTACCAGATGATCACTCCAGGCAAAACCCTGGTTCAGCCCATTTATGTGACGAAAAAACGGCAGGGCCTCACAGGTTGGCTGGTCTCTGAACTCTGTCTGTTTTTCACCAAACGGGCCTTCTTTGCCTTGCAGGGTGAAGACGGACAGGTCTATGAAAATATCCGCTTCAATACCCGCAATCTCTTGGCGGTAGATGCCCCCGTGGCCAAGTATATCCGCTATATCAACAAACTCAAGCCCAGCCCCTGGGGCAAACTCTGGAGCCCTCCTGAATCAGAAACCGCAGAGTCTGAGGATTGA